One Jeotgalicoccus saudimassiliensis DNA window includes the following coding sequences:
- a CDS encoding YwpF family protein: MKSFKVIDLKIIQEQNFIVPEIKDGVIINMEYGDNPWIIEIVTDGDLASILEKLKGSNLEMMVTITRPSNAPAKFATELMAINKMDDKISVVFKGDIIVQSPNYAEELLEFLVKEGYEGKSLINEFNSRMESKDDFKKEDEN; the protein is encoded by the coding sequence ATGAAATCGTTTAAAGTAATTGATTTGAAAATTATTCAGGAGCAGAACTTTATCGTGCCGGAAATTAAAGATGGCGTGATTATTAATATGGAGTACGGGGATAATCCATGGATTATAGAAATAGTAACGGATGGGGATCTTGCTTCCATACTGGAAAAACTGAAAGGCAGCAATCTTGAAATGATGGTCACTATTACACGTCCGTCAAACGCACCGGCCAAGTTTGCAACAGAATTGATGGCTATCAACAAAATGGACGATAAAATTTCTGTTGTTTTTAAAGGTGACATCATCGTTCAGAGTCCAAACTATGCAGAGGAGCTTCTCGAGTTCCTTGTTAAAGAAGGCTACGAAGGCAAATCACTGATTAATGAGTTCAATTCCCGTATGGAGTCCAAAGATGACTTTAAAAAAGAAGATGAAAATTAA
- a CDS encoding F0F1 ATP synthase subunit epsilon, producing the protein MATIALDVVTPNGSVFHEDDCEIAILQTKQGELGVMAGHIPTVTPLKIGVLRVKIDGKFEYLAVTEGFAEIRPEQITVLVQAAEFSKDIDSERAEAAKVRAENHLQQSQDERVDMYRAELALQRAVNRLEVSKY; encoded by the coding sequence ATGGCAACAATTGCACTTGATGTAGTTACTCCTAACGGTTCTGTTTTTCATGAAGATGATTGTGAAATTGCAATTCTTCAAACTAAGCAGGGTGAGCTTGGTGTGATGGCCGGTCATATTCCGACTGTAACACCGCTTAAAATAGGTGTCCTTCGTGTTAAAATAGACGGTAAATTTGAATACCTGGCTGTTACTGAGGGGTTTGCAGAAATCAGACCTGAACAGATTACAGTACTGGTGCAGGCTGCAGAGTTTTCTAAAGATATTGATTCAGAACGTGCAGAAGCTGCGAAAGTGAGAGCAGAAAATCACCTTCAGCAGTCACAGGATGAGCGTGTCGATATGTATCGTGCGGAACTGGCTTTACAGCGTGCGGTTAACCGTTTAGAAGTATCTAAATATTAA
- a CDS encoding DNA-directed RNA polymerase subunit beta — MVRILLFLYVAIVLVFLGLMIGFGILDNPFGVFRIETWEHIINLTGS; from the coding sequence TTGGTTAGAATTCTACTGTTTCTCTACGTCGCAATCGTGCTGGTCTTTTTAGGACTGATGATTGGCTTTGGCATACTGGATAATCCGTTTGGGGTTTTCCGTATCGAAACGTGGGAACATATCATTAACTTAACTGGGAGTTGA
- the atpD gene encoding F0F1 ATP synthase subunit beta, with translation MALGQVVQVMGPVVDVRFNEGELPEINNALVVKIDNANSEPISLTLEVALHRGDNIVRTIAMSSTDGLRRGAEVENTGSPITVPVGEVTLGRVFNVLGEHIDLDGPIPASERRDPIHRLAPKFDELSTSTEILETGIKVVDLLAPYTKGGKVGLFGGAGVGKTVLIQELINNVAQEHGGISVFAGVGERTREGNDLYYEMKDSGVIAKTAMVFGQMNEPPGARMRVALSGLTMAEYFRDEQGQDVLLFIDNIFRFTQAGSEVSALLGRMPSAVGYQPTLATEMGQLQERITSTNVGSVTSIQAVFVPADDYTDPAPAQTFAHLDATTNLERKLSEMGIYPAVDPLASTSRALSPAVVGEEHYKVARDVQSTLQKYRELQDIIAILGMDELSEEDKSTVARARRIQFFLSQNFHVAEQFTGQKGSYVPVKETVQDFKAILEGKYDHIPEDAFRLVGGIEDVLEKARQQGVEV, from the coding sequence ATGGCTTTAGGTCAAGTAGTCCAAGTAATGGGACCTGTAGTTGACGTGCGCTTTAACGAAGGTGAATTACCTGAAATTAACAACGCACTTGTAGTTAAAATTGACAATGCTAATTCAGAGCCGATCTCTCTGACACTTGAAGTTGCGTTACACCGCGGCGATAATATTGTCAGAACGATTGCAATGAGTTCTACTGACGGCTTACGCCGTGGTGCTGAAGTTGAGAACACAGGTTCTCCAATCACAGTACCGGTAGGTGAAGTGACTCTTGGTCGTGTATTCAACGTATTAGGTGAACACATCGACTTAGACGGTCCAATTCCGGCATCTGAACGCCGTGATCCAATTCACCGTTTAGCGCCGAAGTTTGACGAATTGTCTACTTCAACTGAAATTCTTGAAACGGGTATTAAAGTAGTAGACCTTCTTGCACCTTATACTAAAGGTGGTAAAGTTGGACTCTTCGGTGGTGCCGGTGTAGGGAAAACGGTTCTTATCCAGGAACTTATTAACAACGTTGCACAGGAACACGGTGGTATTTCGGTATTCGCCGGTGTTGGTGAGCGTACACGTGAAGGTAACGACCTTTACTATGAAATGAAAGACTCAGGTGTTATCGCGAAAACTGCAATGGTTTTCGGTCAGATGAACGAACCGCCTGGTGCACGTATGCGTGTAGCACTTTCAGGATTAACAATGGCAGAATACTTCCGTGACGAACAGGGACAGGACGTACTTCTGTTTATCGATAACATTTTCCGTTTCACTCAGGCAGGTTCTGAGGTATCGGCACTATTAGGCCGCATGCCTTCAGCGGTAGGTTACCAGCCTACACTTGCAACTGAAATGGGTCAGTTACAGGAAAGAATTACATCAACTAACGTTGGTTCAGTAACGTCAATCCAGGCTGTATTCGTACCTGCCGATGACTATACTGACCCGGCTCCGGCTCAGACGTTCGCACACTTAGATGCAACGACTAACCTGGAGCGTAAACTTTCAGAGATGGGTATTTACCCGGCTGTGGATCCACTTGCATCGACTTCACGTGCACTTTCTCCGGCTGTTGTCGGCGAAGAGCACTACAAAGTGGCAAGAGACGTTCAGTCTACACTTCAAAAATACCGTGAACTGCAGGATATCATTGCAATTCTTGGTATGGATGAACTTTCGGAAGAAGATAAGAGTACTGTTGCACGCGCACGCCGCATCCAGTTCTTCTTAAGTCAGAACTTCCACGTAGCAGAACAGTTCACAGGACAGAAAGGTTCTTACGTACCTGTTAAAGAAACAGTTCAGGACTTTAAAGCTATTTTAGAAGGTAAGTATGACCACATACCTGAAGATGCTTTCCGTCTTGTTGGCGGCATCGAAGATGTTCTTGAAAAAGCGCGTCAGCAAGGTGTAGAAGTCTAA
- the atpG gene encoding ATP synthase F1 subunit gamma — MASLREIKGRIGSTKKMSQLTSAMHMVANSKLSRAEQNSKKFQPYMDKIQETVRAIAAGDTESSHPMLEERPIKRTGYIIISSDTGKAGPYNNNVVKAITEEAEKRHDNNPDSYDLFVLGKIGYETLTGRGYQVTNHRLGLPDQPDFASVKEIAVQSVNGFINEDIDELYIIYNKFVNILEQQVTVRKVLPLTETDIQTEQADSALAGYEFEPDKETILETILPQYAESLIYGALLDAKASEHAARMTAMKAATDNATELVGDLQLQYNRLRQAAITQEITEIVGGAAALE; from the coding sequence ATGGCTTCACTAAGAGAAATAAAAGGTCGTATCGGCTCAACTAAAAAGATGAGTCAGCTGACAAGCGCAATGCATATGGTTGCCAACTCGAAACTGTCCAGAGCAGAGCAGAACTCAAAGAAGTTCCAGCCCTACATGGATAAAATCCAGGAAACAGTCAGAGCAATTGCAGCCGGTGATACTGAAAGCTCACACCCTATGTTAGAAGAGAGACCAATTAAGAGAACGGGTTATATCATTATTTCAAGTGACACAGGTAAGGCTGGTCCTTATAATAACAACGTTGTTAAAGCTATCACAGAAGAAGCTGAGAAACGTCATGATAATAATCCCGATTCATACGATTTATTCGTCCTCGGTAAAATTGGCTATGAAACTTTAACAGGGCGTGGCTACCAGGTTACAAATCATCGTCTTGGTTTACCCGATCAGCCGGACTTTGCCAGCGTAAAAGAAATCGCTGTCCAGTCGGTTAACGGATTTATTAACGAAGATATCGATGAGCTTTATATTATTTACAACAAGTTTGTAAATATTTTAGAGCAGCAGGTAACCGTTCGAAAAGTATTACCATTAACAGAAACTGATATTCAAACGGAACAGGCTGATTCTGCACTTGCAGGTTATGAGTTTGAACCGGATAAAGAAACTATTCTAGAAACAATTTTACCTCAGTATGCCGAAAGCTTAATTTACGGCGCACTGCTTGACGCTAAAGCGAGTGAGCATGCAGCACGTATGACAGCTATGAAAGCAGCAACTGATAATGCAACAGAGCTCGTTGGCGATCTTCAGCTTCAGTATAACCGCTTAAGACAAGCGGCGATTACTCAGGAGATTACAGAAATCGTCGGTGGCGCAGCTGCACTAGAATAA
- the murA gene encoding UDP-N-acetylglucosamine 1-carboxyvinyltransferase gives MEKIIVKGGRKLSGSVEIEGAKNAVLPILAASLLAGEGQSIIKNVPELSDVNTLTKLITTLGAEASAGKNSVVIDASSELNCVAPYELVSKMRASMLVMGPLLSRYGYCNIAMPGGCAIGSRPIEQHIKGLEKMGATFEQTAGYIEGKVDGRLQGAKIHMDFPSVGATQNLMMAASLAEGTTHIENAAMEPEITDLANYINSMGGRVIGAGTGHVKIIGVEKLTGAEHHVIPDRIEAGTFMIAGAITRSEILLKNVVIEHLSAVVAKLEEVGVRFVEEGNDVRVIPSDEYKPTDLKTMPHPGFPTDMQSQMMALLTTIDGTSIVTETIFENRFMHVREFAAMNANISLEDNHAVIRGGGQLYGATVRASDLRAGAALVLAGLAADGYTAVTELQHLDRGYVRFHEKLKTLGADIERVNDSASDKHLVTSK, from the coding sequence ATGGAAAAGATTATTGTTAAAGGCGGCCGAAAGCTGTCGGGTTCTGTTGAAATAGAAGGAGCCAAAAATGCAGTTTTGCCAATTTTGGCAGCATCGCTGCTGGCTGGTGAAGGACAATCAATAATTAAAAATGTACCCGAATTATCGGATGTAAATACATTAACAAAATTAATTACTACGCTTGGTGCTGAAGCATCAGCGGGAAAAAATAGTGTTGTAATCGATGCGAGCAGTGAATTAAACTGTGTCGCACCATATGAATTAGTAAGTAAAATGCGTGCAAGCATGCTCGTTATGGGACCGCTGTTAAGCCGTTACGGATATTGTAATATAGCAATGCCGGGCGGCTGTGCCATCGGATCACGTCCGATTGAACAGCATATTAAAGGGCTTGAAAAAATGGGCGCGACATTTGAGCAGACTGCAGGTTACATCGAAGGAAAGGTTGACGGACGTCTTCAGGGCGCTAAAATCCATATGGATTTCCCGAGTGTCGGAGCAACTCAAAACTTAATGATGGCTGCGAGTCTCGCTGAAGGTACGACGCATATTGAAAATGCTGCGATGGAACCTGAAATTACTGATCTTGCAAACTACATTAACTCTATGGGCGGCCGTGTTATCGGTGCCGGTACCGGACATGTTAAAATTATCGGTGTTGAAAAACTGACTGGGGCGGAACATCACGTCATTCCGGACCGTATTGAGGCAGGTACATTTATGATAGCCGGTGCAATTACACGCAGTGAAATACTGTTAAAGAACGTTGTAATCGAACATTTATCTGCGGTCGTGGCAAAGCTTGAAGAAGTCGGTGTCCGTTTTGTGGAAGAAGGGAACGATGTCAGAGTCATTCCTTCGGATGAATATAAACCGACGGATCTTAAGACAATGCCGCACCCGGGATTCCCTACGGATATGCAGAGTCAGATGATGGCACTGTTAACGACGATTGACGGAACGAGTATCGTTACAGAAACAATTTTTGAAAACCGCTTTATGCACGTGAGAGAATTTGCAGCAATGAATGCAAATATTTCACTTGAAGATAATCATGCTGTAATCCGCGGCGGCGGGCAGCTGTACGGAGCCACAGTCCGTGCATCGGATTTAAGAGCAGGTGCTGCACTTGTACTTGCAGGTCTTGCAGCTGATGGTTATACTGCTGTAACTGAACTGCAGCACCTGGACCGCGGTTACGTGCGTTTCCATGAAAAACTGAAAACACTTGGTGCTGATATTGAGCGCGTAAATGACAGTGCATCAGACAAGCATTTGGTGACATCAAAGTAA
- a CDS encoding DUF1146 family protein, which produces MHIILHLLCISLAFWVLRGIRIESLFNKGEAGKIRLVLILLSILLGTAMSNFIMDIFRYTQEAALLFS; this is translated from the coding sequence ATGCATATAATTCTTCATCTTTTGTGTATCTCACTGGCATTCTGGGTATTAAGAGGAATAAGGATAGAAAGTTTGTTTAATAAGGGTGAAGCCGGTAAGATTCGGCTGGTGCTTATTCTGCTGAGTATTCTTCTCGGTACAGCGATGAGCAATTTTATCATGGACATCTTTAGATATACTCAGGAGGCGGCTCTTCTGTTCAGCTAA
- the fabZ gene encoding 3-hydroxyacyl-ACP dehydratase FabZ — MLTYDQIKAIIPHRPPFLLIDRITEVEPGKSCKGIKQVSGNEPFFEGHFPDYAVMPGVLIVESLAQVGAVALLQQEEFKGKLAFFAGIDKCRFKKQVTPGDTLELSVEITKLRGPIGKGSAVATVDGQVACQCEITFAISDVKTGE, encoded by the coding sequence ATGCTGACATATGATCAGATAAAAGCGATAATACCGCATCGTCCGCCGTTTTTACTTATTGACAGAATTACTGAAGTGGAACCGGGGAAGAGCTGTAAAGGAATCAAACAGGTGTCCGGAAACGAACCTTTCTTTGAAGGTCATTTCCCGGACTATGCAGTTATGCCCGGCGTACTGATTGTGGAATCACTTGCACAGGTAGGTGCGGTAGCACTGCTGCAGCAGGAGGAATTCAAAGGGAAACTTGCATTTTTTGCCGGCATAGATAAATGCCGTTTCAAAAAACAGGTGACACCGGGAGATACTCTTGAATTGTCCGTAGAGATTACCAAGCTTCGTGGACCAATCGGTAAAGGCTCTGCTGTTGCAACTGTCGATGGACAGGTTGCATGTCAGTGCGAAATTACATTTGCTATTTCGGATGTTAAAACAGGTGAATAA